caagtagacaactactgaaaaatactctaaaatgaaactgttacttgcaagtcttttcagcttgtggtattaaagacctaagattacttttctgtgctgaacgctgggacacaataaatttagtttgttgatttcgGTACCGTAAATAttacaagtcatgatgaaatggcgccgacgagcgtcatatatcggtagatttactttgtggcacaacggccgccgagcaaaacaacccggtttgatgcaagcgcgaggagtcgcacacatgttccaaggacagtgacgaggGTCTGGAAGGGGGGGTCCTGATCCCGCATTCCCGCCCCTTTTTCACGCGAATCCCGCATCCCGAACGTTTTTCATCAGTTTCCCGAATCCCGTTTTTCCTTCCcagaaaaatacatttaaagtCTAATTTCTACAAAAGGTAAAAGGTGTAAGAGGTAGGTTCGTCCTTTCGTTTGATATTTTCAATTTATGCGTGTTTTTAAAGGCTTCTGAAAAAACAAATAGCTTTTTGTACCTCAGTATGATGAAAGAGCACGATATGAAAGCGTGATCTGTCGTCCTGTACGCGTGCGCACTGTCTTTGATAGGAAATTTACGGGAACAGCCTCGACCGCGTCGTCTTCGTGGGTGGCACTTTCTTCTTCGTTGCTGGAGTCGGAATCATACTCTGACAGCTGGTCACCAATATCATCAGCTGAACTGGGTTCTTCAGTGACTCGGTCGCCAACAGGTAGCTCCTTCCTATACATGTTTAGAGGAAGAGTCCCTGCTGCATGTTTGGTGTTGTTCTGACGAACCGAGAGCTGTCTGACGGCTTTGCCATGCTCGATGGCCCACTGGCGCATGTAATCCTGTTCCTGCTTAGACATCTCACGTACAGGAAGACGCTTTATCTTTGGGATATCTCTTAGGGGTACTTTTGTCTCGGGAACCGGATAGTACGAGTTAGCACGAGTGAAGTAGTAGGCCGACCACTTTGTTGCTCGTTTCAGAGACTCTTTCATGTTGTTGCCAAAGACCCTGGCATATTCCAGTAGAGTACAAGTCGGGTGCTTGAAGTGGCTGACAGCGTGCACATTTTCAACCTGAATTGTCAGACAAACCTCTGGCTTAATGGCGAATGTTGGACTCAATGCGTCAATGTTTTTATCTAGCCTCTCGAGACCATTCTGCAACAGGCTGAGAGATACAACTGTTTTCGCAGCAATAGTTCCCTGTGGACCGTTGGTGGTGCTCGTTATATCATTACTTGATTTCACGTTTTCAACGGTTCCATTGCAGTAAGAAGAAACTGCCTTGACCAACTGGTGTGCTTCTTTGAGCGTACAATCCTCGTGTTGTTGGTGCTTGTGATGCACCGAGAATGCACGGTACAGCTTTCCGAGGTTCTCCAAAAACTCAATAGTTCCTTCGAGATTTGTTACTAGCTTTATCGTACCGATTTGGCCATCAGTTACAAATATGCTAGCTCCTTCGGTGCAGACGCCCATTGGTTGGCCAAATGCGGAATGACGTCCAGAGCCATTTTTGTTGCTCTCCTCCCCGGTCCCAGCGATTACTTTCACTTCACCCCCACTTTGTAGTATTTTAAGCTGTCTGCTGTCTTGGTCTGTAAAAGCTATGCTTCCGTCTTGGAGTGCAGAGATGGAGTGTACGCGAACGACGGGAGGGGGATCActctgaagaacaacaactcTCTCCAAGGTTTTCTGGGACATGCTGAACTGCCAAAAACCCTTGGTGTTTGCGAGGAAGAGATAATTTAGACTCCCAAGGCACATGCTTTGAACGCACTTGCATCTTTCTGGATACGCAAGCAATGGTGTTACTGATCTGCACAAGACATGACCATTCGAAGAAACTGTGACAGTGTACACCTCACTAGTCATGTCGGAGGCACAGGCTATCATACCGTCAGAAAGCTTGCAGATACTGGATGGCCTCATATCTTTATCCAATTTCAGTAGTTGATCTTCCCATTGCAGAGCCTGGCGTTCAATTTGTAGGTGTTCTGTTAGTCTCTCCTTTAGCACTTTCACCGTTCCTTGAGAGGAGAGATTTCGCTTCGTTAGCTCATTAACTAAAGATGCTCGATCCCGCAGTCGAGCTGGTCGAAGAACAATCTTATCTTCTAAATCTACAACAAGCAGTCCTGTATCTCGCTGGCACAAAATCGCTGCTCCAACTTCCTTCAGATAGCACACACTGCGAACGTCCGGTAATCCTGACTTGACCACCTCCAAACGAGCAGGATTGTGAAGGTCAACTTCTACAAGACGAGAGGTTTGCTTCAAAGGATTAAGGTCAATAAACAGCAGCTTTCCCTGCTTTCCAAAGGCTATAGCCACAGGATGTGGGTACATGccgattttgtttgtttctgaaAACCGATACTTTTCAGGGACCATCTGGTGAACTACATAGTCCACTTCCCGTAGTGTGTTTATGACACTTTCATTAGAGAGCCGTAAAATTGGGTCGACTGCCATTCGGTCTTTGTTTTGAACATCTTCTGCTCGCAATAGTCGCCGCAATGGTTTTCGGACGTCAGGGTTGTTGTCATCTCTAAGAGTCTGAATAACTGCTAGGCAACTGCGCGCTTCCTTTAGCACAATAAACCAATTGCAGAAGCTGCATTTTAGGCTTTTTCCTACATGGACACCATCAGGAAGGAAAACCAAATATTGCAAGGCTGGGTCAATGTGCTGATCTTCTTGCAGTTTCGCAATCAATTCCATTGCCTTTTTATTACCTTCCTCACAGTCGGTAGAAAGTATCAAGACTATACAACGGATGCATTGTTCTCCGGCATCAAGACATCGCTTGCAAGCCCTGAGGCTTGGTATGTGGCTAAGCTGGTTTTGCTCAGCACACTCTGGGCATGGTTTGCCACCATCTAAACACGCCCTACACGAGCTCATACAATCGTTAACAGCGCAGGGCGGTACTGTGTTGTCGTCAGAACGAACAATTTCAAGGCAGGCTTTACAAATTTGAAGGATTTTCGTTTGTTCAAAAAAAAAGTCTTTCATTTCTTCTCATGTTTTCCCCGATTTTGTAAAGTAGTTAGTAGCTATGGGCATACTCACACCATTACAAAGGGAAGTAAcaaaggaaacatttgcttcagTCAGGATATTTGCCTTCAAAAACTCCGGAGTTGGATTTGGGTTTTCTTTAACGAATTAACGAATGTTAGATCTACCTCTTGCTTCAGTCCAACATTTTTCTTGACTCGATCATCGAACTGAATTCCCGGCTTAAGGGCTGTGCCATCATTTTCCAGGGCTACTCCTATCACCTTTACAGcgtctgtttcgagaaagggCTGAACGTTTAACGTTTTGTCAGCAGCAAGTGTCATAAAAGCAAGTTGCAAATCTTTAAGAACACCGCTTTTGGTTGTGTAACCCCCTCTCAGTTTATCGCGTGTTCGTTTTGAAGGGCCTCCGAGATTAAATGCTGCATCTTCAGCATTCTTTTCTCCTCCTCTACCTTTGCCATGATACATGGGGCTGGCATCATTATTTGCCATATCTAGGGCAATCTAGCGTTTAAGGTGTTCAAAAAATCCCCTCAAGATTATAAAAGTGAGCCTGCCGAAGAGACTGAAGAGCTTAGTTAAGCAATATCGAGTCAATAACTGGTATGTTATGACACCACGTGCACTTTTCTGGCATCTGATTGAAACAAAGTATTCTCTGACAGTTAAACATTAAGACCTATTAACCAGACACTCCATAGGGTCTTTGGTTTGAAAGGAGACACCACTTAGCGCTCGCCTGGTTGATTCGCTTTGGCGCCGCTAGAACCGGTGTGGATCGTGACGATTTCCGGCATTCCCGACAGACACGTTAACATAAATCCCGCATCCCGTGCCCAAATTGTGGCGAGTCCCGCTTCCCGGGGAACAATCGAATCCCGGATCCCGTCAATATATCTATCGTTTTCCCGATTCTCGCACCGTATTTTGGTCAAATCCCGAATCCCGAAAATACCCTTCCAGACCctcagtgacgaaccatgcttaatccaaagtaaaattttactgAGCGTGTTTAACTTACcaacttcagttgacagaccttcagcaatctttcagctcttttcaaccatgaacgatggaagattatcacacctcaccagaCGCTAatataatgaacgccgacgacgcacgaatcaccacgtgcgttagttcttcaaagtgaggcaaaacgtaaccaagcgcctcaaagcgaggcaaaagtgtgtcgacgaggACGaagaaaatgcaatctcgaaaaaacttcccgtacaacacaaattaggggttgcgttctcgtacctcgaacgcaataaaaATCAGTTATCGCATTCACCGGCAAAACTCATACATTGAACAAAGTAAACTTCAATATCTCAATACACTCAAAACATTGATTCTACATTTTTTTAACGTTAAGATAGCGCAAGCTATTATAATGCACATGATGTTgcgatagaaaaaaaaaacttcagaaTATCATCAGAGAAAACTATAGGGAGGGGACCACTTTTGGGGTTATCGCATCCCCCACCAaaaaaaacctggctaccgatCATGAGGAGAGTTAAGGTTCACATTATAACCAGCCCCCatttgttcaaaaggtgaaaaaaggTGAATAAAGCTATTGACCCGATAAATCACAATCCGTTCATCAACTGGATACTGATATATCCGGCGGGTAAAGAGATAATTATCCATCAtttcaacaactggggccaggtagACAATCAGACATAGTTGATGCTAAATGGATAAAGGGGTTTGGTTTCTGCGGAAACTcagtggtgctgcgtcggtgtgGAAGAgaaacacagaaatgggtttatcaataGAGTTGATATGGTACTAataaacaggccatttccgagttcatgtctgcctcctctgaAGGATTGTttctagtttctcttgggaccattataagccccaagaaaaaataaaaacagcttaggcaaaattttggagggacaaacaaagattattatggtattcttGATATAGACTAATTGACTGCCGTGAAGAAATTTAAAAGCTTACGTTTCGAGcgtcagcccttcgtcagagcgaactGACGAATTCAGAGACAATGCACGATTCGCCCTGACGAAGGGCTAGTTCTGGAAAAGtcggctttcaaatttctttacggtggtcaacttaccatatcaactcagttgattaACTCATTTGAGCAGTGCTACTCTGGTTTGAAGACAATTGCCGGGATGTAGCTCAGAAAGTTAGGATTCAGAGACCCAACGTATCAACACGCGTGTCTAGTGTCTACATCAGGGGTTCCCCAAAGTTACCTTATCGCAGGCGTCTTTTTTTGATCTAAGTTTATATGTACCGTAATTAGTACAGTGGTTACCAGACACACGCTCCCCTCAAAgactttttctcattttttgaAACTAAATTTGGCTGGACGTCAATCACATGTTTCCATGTCGAATTCATCTGCGCCAAGTGAACAggactattgtcatggaaacactTGATTGACGTCCAGCAAATTGAGTTtcggaaaatgaaaaaaaaagtcgttaAGGGccgcgtgtgactgataaccgctgtaaaagAAAAGGACGCTAATAACTATTTATGGGCGCATCCTTTCCTTATTTTAGCAAATTGGTTGCATGCGAGAAGACTTGTGATAACATGATCACTGCCCCTGATGACAACCCTTCGTTTTAGCAAAACGTGCGTAGGTGTTACCCCGTAATGAACATATtacaacacaatacaatacaatacatacttaattgaccgctccccataggggcttttcagggccaatgaaacaatcaacgaaacaacagaacacaacaacaacaactgttaagaatcccaactgaccggaggcaaaccagttggctatttacaagtgcagctgggaagttgaaccagggactaccaggaacaaattcagcgagtggtcagagcgggtcttgaacccgggatctccggatctcaaggcaagctcTCTAACCACCGGGTGCAACACTGCCTCCTTACCTCAACTAATTTTCACTTACGTAATCAATCTAATAgaccaatagacctttttcgctggtacattttgttttcccaaaacagatcatgtgataatacttaGGAGATTTGGTccttgttttgttcattaaaagtagtgcatgcagacatattcatgcttgcatgcactctttttaatgagcaaaacaaaggaccaatccTCCTGActattatcacatgatttgcattgggaaaacaaaatgtacaagcgaaaaaggtctatttcgatatactaaaattcagttctaaacaaaaagcatcatctcgaggatctggggaataaatacaaggatttgtatgagtttattcccgggagcctcgagatgatgccttttgtttaggactaaattttattagtatcacccaactagtggactaatgcaaatcctgcattttgattggctacgctactagaggactatagtaatagtaattagtaatagtaatagtccctcgagtagcgaaaaccgtgacgttttctttcgttttattcccaaataaatatttattcaacttgttaactttattgttgcctcttctgtccgactagttgggtgatactaaaacaattagacccttcgctctcaagggccacgggtcaatagcccattcggcttcgcctcatgggctattgacccgtagcccttgcgggctacgggtctaattgttaaatatatcgaaattggtctagtCACACATAGGCGATACATTCCTAGACCCCTTTACTCTTAGCGGAGTTCGTGGTTAAGTGCAGGGAGcacttttcacttttttgcacTCCGTTTGGGATTAACTgacgtgctctcagccaatcaacgtGCTTAAATTTTTTTCGTGTATATCACAAATAATGGTGATAGgcctgagtggagtccaatttggtctgtaatcatacgaatgattaacaaaatcggacgaccgcgtagcgggagtccgatttgtttaatcacgagtatgattgcGGAccgaatagaccactttcgatatattgaaattcagcttggcagcgAGGCCGCGAGACCGTTTTTTTTCCTTGGTTGGGAGACTTCCCTGCACGGATAGCTGACCACCACCACAGCACACTGAACGAGGGAAAATCATTCGAGGGACTTCGATGGCTTAATAGAGATAAATTCATCCTATCAGGGATTTGTACAATTCACGTACCTCATACTAGATCTTCCTTGCTACCTGATCAAGCCCTCCCCAGgctttcaattattttttgtgTTGAATGTGCTGACCAGAAACCGTTTTTAAAGATAGaggtgatcctcgcatttaaaCTGGACAATCTAggcaattgtcactttatagacacttgaaaaattcagggggtttcaacgggattcgaaactatgacctctgtgatgccgcGGGTGCAGTGTTCTACCAActcagctatgaagccactcagttttGTTGCGCTTacgtgttcccgtgaaaggaatgATTAATGAAGGAAATGTATATTCGAAGTGCAGGTTAAAGACGACAAATAAAAGCGATCCTCGCATTTAAGTAATTGTCAGTTCATAGACAGAGCAGCGGCATCGCAGAgctgaggtcatgggttcgaatcctgtcgAAGCCATCTAGTTGTGCCAACTAgcggctcatcctcggtgtaaaaacctgtgaaactcacaagtgacgtaacacaaaggaaaacaaaagagcaacaaaagagcaaaaaaacatcaaacaataacctaaccctaccacgagctaataaaacaaagaaaaagtttcacaggcttttacaccgaggtaaaccccaGCTAGCCTTGTTAAATGGAcaaaatttaaaagatttcTGATTTAAAATGAGGCTTGTTGGTTCAATtggcacaaaaacaaaagaataatttattgactgtCATTTGTGGATAGGGtctttaataaaagaaaatgcgTGCGTCATGAAATAACATATCATGGTAGAAATTTATCTTCGTGCTGATTCCTACAATAGCTGTAAAACAAACTCATGATGAAAGGAAATGCACCGGTGaatttttgttgtcatttcGGTTCTTCATTTCTGTAGTTATAGGTTTCTTACGTTGTGCTAGTGCTTTAGTTCAGCACTCGTGTTTGAATCGTCTTTAAGTGCTGTGCTTTACCAACATCTACTGTGGAAAATCCATTACACGTTTAACGGGCCCATTGTCATAGTAACAACAGTTGCCAAGCAACAGATGTATTCTCATACGCCCAAATGAATTGCTGCAATTGACAACGGCTTGCATAGTAGCAGAGAGTTTTCGCTTAAATAGATAAAAGAACTTTTGCAAAGAATGTTGACAATGGCTTTTGTGCAGTGGATAACAGATGAATTGTACGTGCTGCCAATATTCTAAAATTCTTTTGCCTGCAAAGCCGGAACCAGAAACACGGCAACTACGTCTTTAACAATTAACTGGAAATGTCATGGCTTCATCGTTGAACACGGATCGGCGGAAACCGCAAATGTCTTGTTCCTGTACCACTGATATGGAAAACATTTAGTGTGTGTAGATACGATCGATAAAACTACCGTGAAAGCGATATTGATAGTAGAATAATAAGACCTATATTGGGCCGGTGCACGAACCGATCAAATATGAAAGTTGTCCAAAGTTGAAATTGTTCTCTTTGCATGAGACAGTATTGAAGAAATTAAGAACACCTTTAATTCTAATTGGAAGATAACCCGCAAtgttttttaaataaaagtTCTTATTAGGCACGTTCTCGAATGCGTGGGAGGAAAAACtgaatgttttgttttatattgCTTGTGAAAAAAAGACCCACAAAGTTCAATGGTAGCTTTAGATCCTTGTGTAATGGAATCAAATAACCAacattttttaacatgttttggCGATACACGATTCTGGGTTTATCTGAAATCACACTTTTTATAGCCTCACGCCACTTTGGCAAATGAGGAAACATCGAAAGGTATCGGAAGTTTAGAACTCTGCGATGACCCTAATTATGGCATTTTCCAAGTGTCTCACTCGTATGTGCGCAAACCGTAATTGCTCACCAGTGTGAAAACTCATTAAATATATTTGACTTTTTTCCTATTGCCTGCTACAATCTGCTTGTACATTCACGAAACAGTCCGAGTTCAAAATAGCAAAATGAACAACTCTTCTGATAGGTCGCTCGATTTAAACTTTCGTAACGAGACACAACATGAGTATACACCACAgggatttatttttttttctgagccgTTTACTGTCTTCCTGACAATCGCTCTTATAATCGTCATTGTGGTAGCCATCATTGGAAATACTCTGGTTTGCATTGCAACTTGTTTGAATCCTAACCTTCGAAAAGCAACAACAAGTCTTTTCATCGTTTCCTTGGCGGTCTCCGATCTTCTAACAGCGACTTTGTCGATTCCCTTTGATATTTACACTCTCAAGACCAATGGACTGTGGTTCCATGGAGAAGCTACATGCATTCTCTGGACGACTGCCTACCTCCTTGCTGTTCCCACTTCGAACCTTACCTTGCTTGTTCTTAGCATCGATCGCTATTTAACGTTGCGTGCGCCATTGAGACAGTTTCGTGCTGGACAATTCATGACGAGGGAGCGCGTTCTCATTTACATCGCTGCCCTGTGGGGCTATTCCCTTTTATTCGCAATTTTACCAGTTACGGGATGGGAGATCTGGCGTTTACTGCCCAAATATGTCGTTGGCGAAATTTGCTTCTTCAACGGTTCGCGTCTTTATAATGTCATGGTCTCTGTTCTTCATTTTATCCTTCCAGCCTTGGCAATGTGTGTTATTTACTTCATGATATACAAACAGATTCGTCGCCACACGTGCGCCGTTTACCCCATAGATTCCACAGTTGCCACACAGAACGGACTAGCGAAATTTCTGCTCCAAAGAAATATTCGAGCAGCAAAGAGGATTGCATTAATTGTAAGCGCCTTTTTAACCTGTTGGGTCCCTTACAGTGTCCTTAGCATCATAGCTAATCAGTGCTTGGAATGTTATGGCAAAATTCCTCTTCAAGTGTATTACGTTACCTTACTAATGGGCTATTCCAACTCTGCGCTTAATCCGTTTCTCTACTCCTTCAACAACAGAAATTTTATCGACTCGTACAAAAGACTCTATCGAGTTGTCAGAAAGGCATTTAGACGCCAATCGAGGGATGTAAAATAGGACGTACTCTTCCGTACACGATGCTGTTTTCCTAAATTCCGGTCCAAGTTTAAAATTTAGTTTCCAGATTTTATGTTCAACAAGTCTTTCTTTTCCCAGTGAACTATCTGAAACCTTCGGACGGAACACAAAACGCACAAATCCTGACGAGCTCTGACCAATAAAGATAAGGAACTTTGTACTTAAAGAAATGgtaaaatataaaagaaaacacGGATATAATatcaaaatgttaaaaaaaaaaagatgttccGTGGAAGAGAAGGAATAATCACGTACAGTACAAACTGTAAATTAACTCTTTTCACAATGGCTACGTCTCGAGGGAGGACTTTATTTCTAAAAGAGACATACTGCGCAGAGAAGACACAAATAATTTAATTGTATAAAGGTGTATTCGAAGAACTAGGGCGTGTCTACTATAAATCTTAATTTTCTCCGTTTTTCGTCCTTTAGACGAAGAAGAGAAACAGTTCATTGGAATATTGAAAAGATGTATATTGAATATTACAAGATACCTATGTATTATGTGGTGTGGATCAGTTAATTTATTCATTGCTTTTTACGCGGAATGGTGTCACTCTTCGCACTCGAGAATATTGCGCTGGGGTTGGTATGTTTGGCATCAGTGTTGTGATGTCAATAAATATGCGAGTGTATAGAGAGTTTGCGTCCTTTGCCATGATATGCAACTTACTTTACGATGTGCCAGTATCGATCACAAGTTTCTTCACTTCGCTCTGAGTGGTTCCCACAACGGGGAAGCTATATTTATTGagcgaaatgatatatgaaatgaatcatatactgaactgtgcatatgaaatcaagtaaagctatgatcctcgcagttatggacgcactttcacaaattgcgcagagaagcctgaaaatttcaggacttaacggggttt
The sequence above is a segment of the Montipora foliosa isolate CH-2021 chromosome 2, ASM3666993v2, whole genome shotgun sequence genome. Coding sequences within it:
- the LOC137993632 gene encoding histamine H2 receptor-like, giving the protein MNNSSDRSLDLNFRNETQHEYTPQGFIFFSEPFTVFLTIALIIVIVVAIIGNTLVCIATCLNPNLRKATTSLFIVSLAVSDLLTATLSIPFDIYTLKTNGLWFHGEATCILWTTAYLLAVPTSNLTLLVLSIDRYLTLRAPLRQFRAGQFMTRERVLIYIAALWGYSLLFAILPVTGWEIWRLLPKYVVGEICFFNGSRLYNVMVSVLHFILPALAMCVIYFMIYKQIRRHTCAVYPIDSTVATQNGLAKFLLQRNIRAAKRIALIVSAFLTCWVPYSVLSIIANQCLECYGKIPLQVYYVTLLMGYSNSALNPFLYSFNNRNFIDSYKRLYRVVRKAFRRQSRDVK
- the LOC137991847 gene encoding uncharacterized protein; amino-acid sequence: MKDFFFEQTKILQICKACLEIVRSDDNTVPPCAVNDCMSSCRACLDGGKPCPECAEQNQLSHIPSLRACKRCLDAGEQCIRCIVLILSTDCEEGNKKAMELIAKLQEDQHIDPALQYLVFLPDGVHVGKSLKCSFCNWFIVLKEARSCLAVIQTLRDDNNPDVRKPLRRLLRAEDVQNKDRMAVDPILRLSNESVINTLREVDYVVHQMVPEKYRFSETNKIGMYPHPVAIAFGKQGKLLFIDLNPLKQTSRLVEVDLHNPARLEVVKSGLPDVRSVCYLKEVGAAILCQRDTGLLVVDLEDKIVLRPARLRDRASLVNELTKRNLSSQGTVKVLKERLTEHLQIERQALQWEDQLLKLDKDMRPSSICKLSDGMIACASDMTSEVYTVTVSSNGHVLCRSVTPLLAYPERCKCVQSMCLGSLNYLFLANTKGFWQFSMSQKTLERVVVLQSDPPPVVRVHSISALQDGSIAFTDQDSRQLKILQSGGEVKVIAGTGEESNKNGSGRHSAFGQPMGVCTEGASIFVTDGQIGTIKLVTNLEGTIEFLENLGKLYRAFSVHHKHQQHEDCTLKEAHQLVKAVSSYCNGTVENVKSSNDITSTTNGPQGTIAAKTVVSLSLLQNGLERLDKNIDALSPTFAIKPEVCLTIQVENVHAVSHFKHPTCTLLEYARVFGNNMKESLKRATKWSAYYFTRANSYYPVPETKVPLRDIPKIKRLPVREMSKQEQDYMRQWAIEHGKAVRQLSVRQNNTKHAAGTLPLNMYRKELPVGDRVTEEPSSADDIGDQLSEYDSDSSNEEESATHEDDAVEAVPVNFLSKTVRTRTGRQITLSYRALSSY